A genomic stretch from Capricornis sumatraensis isolate serow.1 chromosome 4, serow.2, whole genome shotgun sequence includes:
- the PLAT gene encoding tissue-type plasminogen activator → MTNAMKTQFLCLLLCGAVFTWPSQETYRRLRRGARSYRVTCRDGKTQMTYLQHESWLRPLLRGNQVEHCRCDGGRAQCHSVPVRSCSEPWCFNGGTCQQALYSSDFVCQCPEGFMGKLCEIDTTATCYKDQGVAYRGTWSTAESGAECANWNSSGLAMKPYSGRRPNAVRLGLGNHNYCRNPDQDSKPWCYVFKAGKYVSEFCSTPACTKVAEEDGDCYTGNGLAYRGTRSRTKSGASCLPWNSVFLTSKIYTAWKSNARALGLGKHNHCRNPDGDAQPWCHVWKDRQPTWEYCDVPQCVTCGLRQYKRPQFRIKGGLFADITSHPWQAAIFVKNRRSPGQRFLCGGILISSCWVLSAAHCFQERYPPHHLKVVLGRTYRLVPGEEEQMFEVEKYIVHKEFDDDTYDNDIALLHLKSDSLTCAQESGSVRTICLPDASLQLPDWTECELSGYGKHEASSPFFSERLKEAHVRLYPSSRCTSRHLFNRTVTNNMLCAGDTRSGGDHTNLHDACQGDSGGPLVCMKDNHMTLVGIISWGLGCGQKDIPGVYTKVTNYLDWIRDNMRP, encoded by the exons ATGACGAATGCAATGAAGACACAGTTCCTGTGCCTGCTGCTCTGTGGAGCCGTCTTCACGTGGCCCAGCCAG GAAACCTACAGACGACTCAGGAGAGGCGCCAGATCGTACAGAG TGACCTGCAGAGATGGAAAAACGCAGATGACGTATCTCCAACACGAGTCCTGGCTGCGACCCCTGCTCAGGGGCAACCAAGTGGAGCACTGCAGGTGCGACGGCGGCCGGGCCCAGTGCCACTCGGTGCCCGTCAGAA GTTGCAGTGAACCTTGGTGTTTTAATGGGGGGACGTGTCAGCAGGCCCTCTATTCTTCAGACTTCGTCTGCCAGTGCCCGGAAGGGTTCATGGGGAAGCTCTGTGAAATAG ACACTACCGCCACGTGCTATAAGGACCAGGGTGTCGCCTACAGAGGCACGTGGAGCACGGCAGAGAGCGGGGCTGAGTGCGCCAACTGGAACAGCAGTGGCCTGGCCATGAAGCCGTACAGTGGGCGCAGGCCCAACGCCGTCAGGCTCGGCcttgggaaccacaactactgcag AAACCCGGACCAAGACTCAAAGCCCTGGTGCTACGTCTTCAAGGCAGGGAAATACGTCTCTGAGTTCTGCAGCACTCCAGCCTGCACTAAGG TTGCAGAAGAAGATGGGGACTGCTACACTGGAAACGGGCTGGCATACCGCGGCACCCGCAGCCGCACCAAGTCTGGGGCCTCCTGCCTCCCGTGGAATTCCGTGTTCCTAACGAGCAAGATTTACACCGCCTGGAAGAGCAACGCgcgggccctgggcctggggaaGCACAACCACTGCAG GAATCCCGATGGGGACGCCCAGCCTTGGTGCCACGTGTGGAAGGACCGTCAGCCTACCTGGGAGTACTGTGATGTGCCCCAGTGCG TCACCTGTGGCCTGAGACAGTACAAGCGGCCCCAGTTCCGCATCAAAGGAGGCCTCTTCGCTGACATCACCTCCCACCCCTGGCAGGCCGCCATCTTCGTCAAGAACAGGCGGTCCCCGGGACAGCGGTTTCTGTGTGGGGGGATCCTGATCAGCTCCTGCTGGGTGCTGTCAGCCGCCCACTGCTTCCAGGAGAG GTACCCGCCTCACCATCTCAAGGTGGTCCTGGGCAGGACGTACCGGCTGGTCCCTGGAGAGGAGGAGCAGATGTTTGAAGTAGAGAAATACATCGTCCACAAGGAATTTGATGATGACACTTACGACAATGACATCG CGCTGCTGCACCTGAAATCGGACTCGCTGACCTGCGCCCAGGAGAGCGGGTCGGTTCGCACCATCTGCCTCCCAGATGCCAGCCTGCAGCTGCCCGACTGGACGGAGTGCGAGCTGTCCGGCTATGGGAAACACGAGGCCT cttctcctttcttttccgAGCGGCTGAAGGAGGCTCACGTCAGGTTGTACCCATCTAGCCGCTGCACTTCCCGGCACTTGTTTAACAGGACCGTCACCAACAACATGCTGTGTGCCGGAGACACACGGAGCGGCGGGGACCACACAAACCTGCACGATGCCTGCCAG GGTGACTCGGGTGGCCCCCTGGTGTGTATGAAGGACAACCACATGACCTTGGTCGGCATCATCAGCTGGGGCCTGGGCTGCGGGCAGAAGGACATCCCGGGCGTGTACACCAAGGTGACTAACTACCTGGACTGGATTCGAGACAACATGCGACCGTGA